One window of the Salvia miltiorrhiza cultivar Shanhuang (shh) chromosome 6, IMPLAD_Smil_shh, whole genome shotgun sequence genome contains the following:
- the LOC130987697 gene encoding adagio protein 1-like: MMEWDSNSESDLSGGEEDEEEIEGGLGFLLRKGGGGQLPFPVDALLQPAPCGFVVTDALEPDHPIIYVNSVFEMVTGFRAEEVLGRNCRFMQCRGPFAKRRHPLVSSTVVAEIRRCLEKGVEFQGELLNFRKDGSPLMNMLRMTPIYGDEDTITHVIGIQHFIEATLDLGPLPGSSAKESARASERLRFNISSRGVVSGDIRNVSRGLCGIFQLSDEVIALKILSRLTPRDIASVGSVCQRFYELTKNEDLWRIVCQNAWGSETTRVLEMVPGAKRLGWGRLARELTTLEAAAWRKLTVGGAVEPSRCNFSACAVGNRVVLFGGEGVNMQPMNDTFVLDLNSTNPEWQHVKVSSPPPGRWGHTLSCVNGSHLVLFGGCGRQGLLNDVFVLDLDAKHLTWREISSLAPPLPRSWHSSCTLDGTKLIVSGGCADSGVLLSDTFLLDLSIEKPVWREIPVTWTPPSRLGHTLSVYGGRKILMFGGLAKSGPLRFRSSDVFTMDLSEDEPCWRCVTGSGMPGAGNPGGMAPPPRLDHVAVSLPGGRILVFGGSVAGLHSASQLYILDPTEEKPTWRILNVPGRPPRFAWGHSTCIVGGTRAIVLGGQTGEEWMLSEIHELSLASSVV, translated from the exons ATGATGGAGTGGGACAGCAACTCGGAGTCTGATCTAAGCGGCGGAGAGGAGGACGAGGAGGAGATCGAGGGAGGATTAGGGTTTTTGCTGAGGAAGGGAGGCGGCGGGCAGCTGCCCTTCCCCGTCGACGCGCTTCTGCAACCGGCGCCTTGTGGGTTCGTTGTCACGGATGCTTTGGAGCCCGACCATCCCATTATTTACGTCAATTCCGTCTTCGAGATGGTTACCGGATTTCGGGCCGAGGAAGTTCTCGGGCGTAACTG CCGTTTCATGCAATGCAGAGGTCCGTTTGCAAAGAGAAGGCATCCCCTTGTGAGCTCCACAGTAGTTGCTGAAATAAGAAGATGCCTCGAGAAAGGTGTTGAGTTTCAAGGAGAACTGTTAAATTTCAGGAAAGATGGATCCCCACTGATGAACATGTTACGTATGACCCCAATCTACGGTGATGAGGATACGATAACACATGTAATTGGCATACAACATTTTATAGAAGCAACTCTTGATCTGGGTCCCCTTCCTGGATCTTCAGCCAAGGAATCTGCTAGAGCATCTGAAAGGTTAAGGTTTAACATTTCTTCTCGTGGAGTGGTTTCAGGAGATATCAGAAACGTCAGTCGTGGGTTATGTGGAATATTCCAGTTGAGCGATGAAGTAATCGCTCTCAAGATTCTTTCTCGACTTACTCCAAGGGATATTGCATCAGTTGGCTCTGTCTGTCAACGGTTTTATGAGCTAACAAAGAATGAAGATCTTTGGCGAATTGTCTGTCAAAATGCATGGGGTAGTGAAACCACGAGGGTCCTCGAGATGGTGCCTGGCGCTAAAAGATTAGGCTGGGGTAGGTTGGCTAGGGAACTCACAACTCTTGAAGCTGCAGCTTGGAGAAAATTAACAGTCGGAGGTGCAGTGGAACCCTCACGTTGCAACTTCAGTGCATGCGCTGTTGGGAACCGTGTGGTGCTTTTTGGTGGCGAAGGTGTCAACATGCAACCGATGAACGACACCTTTGTATTGGACCTGAACTCCACTAATCCAGAGTGGCAACACGTGAAAGTGAGCTCTCCACCTCCTGGGCGTTGGGGTCACACGCTTTCGTGCGTGAATGGTTCTCATCTCGTGCTGTTTGGTGGTTGTGGGAGACAAGGTCTACTCAATGACGTCTTCGTGTTGGACTTGGATGCAAAACACCTTACGTGGCGTGAAATCTCAAGCTTGGCACCGCCACTTCCTAGGTCGTGGCATAGCTCCTGCACCCTCGATGGTACCAAGTTAATAGTGTCTGGTGGCTGTGCGGATTCGGGTGTGCTTTTAAGTGATACGTTCCTGCTCGATCTATCGATAGAGAAACCAGTGTGGCGAGAGATACCCGTAACATGGACTCCTCCTTCGCGTTTGGGCCACACGCTATCTGTTTATGGCGGAAGAAAGATCTTGATGTTCGGAGGTCTTGCCAAGAGTGGGCCTCTCCGGTTTCGATCTAGTGATGTTTTCACCATGGATTTGAGTGAGGATGAGCCTTGTTGGAGATGCGTCACCGGGAGTGGAATGCCTGGAGCCGGAAATCCAGGTGGCATGGCTCCCCCTCCTCGACTCGATCACGTGGCTGTGAGTCTCCCCGGTGGCAGAATCCTCGTGTTCGGTGGCTCCGTTGCCGGCCTCCACTCTGCTTCCCAGCTCTACATACTTGATCCCACCGAGGAGAAGCCAACGTGGAGGATCCTAAACGTCCCCGGACGCCCTCCTAGATTCGCCTGGGGACACAGCACGTGCATCGTTGGAGGAACGAGAGCTATCGTCCTCGGAGGTCAGACCGGTGAAGAGTGGATGCTGAGTGAGATTCACGAGCTCTCGCTGGCGAGCTCCGTCGTATGA